In a genomic window of Geoalkalibacter sp.:
- a CDS encoding lytic transglycosylase domain-containing protein → MHDKLMRGLLVAALVFFTGTTAQAFCFEEAGAEYDVPPGLLWAIAKVESGFDPLALQKNANGSTDFGVMQINSSWIGRWPDVNLETLRDPCGNVRIGARVLADCLQRHGYTWEGIGCYNALSTDKRAAYARRVIAVIERMSP, encoded by the coding sequence GTGCACGACAAGCTGATGCGGGGCCTGCTGGTCGCGGCCCTGGTGTTTTTCACCGGAACGACGGCTCAGGCTTTTTGTTTCGAGGAGGCGGGGGCCGAATACGACGTGCCGCCCGGCCTGCTCTGGGCCATCGCCAAGGTCGAGTCGGGTTTCGATCCCCTGGCGCTGCAAAAAAACGCCAACGGCAGCACCGATTTCGGGGTGATGCAGATCAATTCGAGTTGGATCGGCCGCTGGCCCGACGTCAACCTGGAAACCCTGCGCGATCCCTGCGGCAACGTGCGCATCGGCGCCCGGGTTCTGGCCGACTGCCTGCAGCGGCACGGTTATACCTGGGAGGGCATCGGCTGCTACAACGCGCTGAGCACCGACAAGCGCGCCGCCTA